In a single window of the Pongo abelii isolate AG06213 chromosome 1, NHGRI_mPonAbe1-v2.0_pri, whole genome shotgun sequence genome:
- the LRRN2 gene encoding leucine-rich repeat neuronal protein 2, which yields MRLLVAPLLLAWVAGATAAVPVVPWHVPCPPQCACQIRPWYTPRSSYREATTVDCNDLFLTAVPPALPAGTQTLLLQSNSIVRVDQSELGYLANLTELDLSQNSFSDARDCDFHALPQLLSLHLEENQLTRLEDHSFAGLASLQELYLNHNQLYRIAPRAFSGLSNLLRLHLNSNLLRAIDSRWFEMLPNLEILMIGGNKVDAILDMNFRPLANLRSLVLAGMNLREISDYALEGLQSLESLSFYDNQLARVPRRALEQVPGLKFLDLNKNPLQRVGPGDFANMLHLKELGLNNMEELVSIDKFALVNLPELTKLDITNNPRLSFIHPRAFHHLPQMETLMLNNNALSALHQQTVESLPNLQEVGLHGNPIRCDCVIRWANATGTRVRFIEPQSTLCAEPPDLQRRPVREVPFREMTDHCLPLISPRSFPPSLQVASGESMVLHCRALAEPEPEIYWVTPAGLRLTPAHAGRRYRVYPEGTLELRRVTAEEAGLYTCVAQNLVGADTKTVSVVVGRALLQPGRDEGRGLELRVQETHPHHILLSWVTPPNTVSTNLTWSSASSLRGQGATALARLPRGTHSYNITRLLQATEYWACLQVAFADAHTQLACVWARTKEATSCHRALGDRPGLIAILALAVLLLAAGLAAHLGTGQPRKGVGGRRPLPPAWAFWGWSAPSVRVVSAPLVLPWNPGRKLPRSSEGETLSPPLSQNS from the coding sequence ATGAGGCTTCTCGTGGCCCCACTCTTGCTAGCTTGGGTGGCTGGTGCCACTGCCGCTGTGCCCGTGGTACCCTGGCATGTTCCCTGCCCCCCTCAGTGTGCCTGCCAGATCCGGCCCTGGTATACGCCCCGCTCGTCCTACCGTGAGGCTACCACTGTGGACTGCAATGACCTATTCCTGACGGCAGTCCCCCCGGCGCTCCCTGCAGGCACACAGACCCTGCTCCTGCAGAGCAACAGCATTGTCCGTGTGGACCAGAGTGAGCTGGGCTACCTGGCCAATCTCACAGAGCTGGACCTGTCCCAGAACAGCTTTTCGGATGCCCGAGACTGTGATTTCCATGCCCTGCCCCAGCTGCTGAGCCTGCACCTAGAGGAGAACCAGCTGACCCGGCTGGAGGACCACAGCTTTGCAGGGCTGGCCAGCCTACAGGAACTCTATCTCAACCACAACCAGCTCTACCGCATCGCCCCCAGGGCCTTTTCCGGCCTCAGCAACTTGCTGCGGCTGCACCTCAACTCCAACCTGCTGAGGGCCATTGACAGCCGCTGGTTCGAAATGCTGCCCAACTTGGAGATACTCATGATTGGCGGCAACAAGGTTGATGCCATCCTGGACATGAACTTCCGGCCCCTGGCCAACCTGCGTAGCCTGGTGCTAGCAGGCATGAACCTGCGGGAGATCTCTGACTATGCCCTGGAGGGGCTGCAAAGCCTGGAGAGCCTCTCCTTCTATGACAACCAGCTGGCCCGGGTGCCCAGGCGGGCACTGGAACAGGTGCCCGGGCTCAAGTTTCTAGACCTCAACAAGAACCCGCTCCAGCGGGTAGGGCCGGGGGACTTTGCCAACATGCTGCACCTTAAGGAGCTGGGGCTGAACAACATGGAGGAGCTGGTCTCCATCGACAAGTTCGCCCTGGTGAACCTCCCCGAGCTGACCAAGCTGGACATCACCAATAACCCACGGCTGTCCTTCATCCACCCCCGCGCCTTCCACCACCTGCCCCAGATGGAGACCCTCATGCTCAACAACAACGCTCTCAGTGCCTTGCACCAGCAGACGGTGGAGTCCCTGCCCAACCTGCAGGAGGTAGGTCTCCACGGCAACCCCATCCGCTGTGACTGTGTCATCCGCTGGGCCAATGCCACGGGCACCCGTGTCCGCTTCATCGAGCCGCAATCCACCCTATGCGCGGAGCCTCCGGACCTCCAGCGCCGCCCAGTCCGTGAGGTGCCCTTCCGGGAGATGACGGACCACTGTTTGCCCCTCATCTCCCCCCGAAGCTTCCCCCCAAGCCTCCAGGTAGCCAGTGGAGAGAGCATGGTGCTGCATTGCCGGGCGCTGGCCGAACCCGAACCCGAGATCTACTGGGTCACTCCAGCCGGACTTCGACTGACACCTGCCCATGCAGGCAGGAGGTACCGGGTGTACCCCGAGGGGACCCTGGAGCTGCGGAGGGTGACAGCAGAAGAGGCAGGGCTGTACACCTGTGTGGCCCAGAACCTGGTGGGGGCTGACACTAAGACGGTTAGTGTGGTTGTGGGTCGTGCTCTCCTCCAGCCAGGCAGGGACGAAGGACGGGGGCTGGAGCTCCGGGTGCAGGAGACCCACCCCCATCACATCCTGCTATCTTGGGTTACCCCACCCAACACAGTGTCCACCAACCTCACCTGGTCCAGCGCCTCCTCCCTCCGGGGCCAGGGGGCCACAGCTCTGGCCCGCCTGCCTCGGGGAACCCACAGCTACAACATTACCCGCCTCCTTCAGGCCACGGAGTACTGGGCCTGCCTGCAAGTGGCCTTTGCTGATGCCCACACCCAGTTGGCTTGTGTATGGGCCAGGACCAAAGAGGCCACTTCTTGCCACAGAGCCTTAGGGGACCGTCCTGGGCTCATTGCCATCCTGGCTCTCGCTGTCCTTCTCCTGGCAGCTGGGCTAGCGGCCCACCTTGGCACAGGCCAACCCAGGaagggggtgggtgggaggcggcctctccctccagcctgggctttcTGGGGCTGGAGTGCGCCTTCTGTCCGGGTTGTGTCTGCTCCCCTCGTCCTGCCCTGGAATCCAGGGAGGAAGCTGCCCAGATCCTCAGAAGGGGAGACACTGTCGCCACCATTGTCTCAAAATTCTTGA